One part of the Sphingobacterium sp. LZ7M1 genome encodes these proteins:
- a CDS encoding DUF3817 domain-containing protein, with the protein MLRIFQQVALWEAISTVLLFFVAMPLKYFGGIPEAVRVAGSIHGFLVVLFVILLIACWQTYNWKIGRVVKYFFLSLIPIVSFWVEKDLKREITAQKAA; encoded by the coding sequence ATGTTAAGAATATTTCAGCAAGTTGCCCTTTGGGAGGCAATCTCTACCGTTTTGTTGTTTTTTGTTGCTATGCCATTGAAGTATTTTGGAGGAATTCCAGAAGCCGTGCGTGTTGCCGGATCAATCCATGGTTTCCTCGTTGTACTTTTTGTTATCCTGTTGATTGCCTGCTGGCAAACCTATAACTGGAAAATTGGCCGTGTAGTCAAATATTTCTTCCTTAGCTTGATCCCAATCGTTTCCTTTTGGGTAGAAAAAGACCTTAAAAGAGAGATTACAGCTCAAAAAGCTGCTTAA
- a CDS encoding acyl-CoA thioesterase, with amino-acid sequence MNFYTRKWVKPEDLNPNGSLFGGTLLRWIDEEAVIYAIVQLGNPHVVTKYISEINFVSSAKQGDIIELGIEAINFGRTSLTMRCVVRNKITRMVILSIDKLVFVNLDPEGTPTPHGKTEITYAYMGIESDIKKRD; translated from the coding sequence ATGAACTTTTATACTCGTAAATGGGTCAAACCCGAGGACCTAAACCCAAATGGATCCTTATTCGGAGGAACTCTATTGCGCTGGATAGATGAAGAAGCGGTAATCTACGCCATCGTCCAACTCGGGAATCCACATGTAGTCACTAAATACATTTCTGAAATCAACTTTGTCAGTTCGGCCAAGCAAGGGGATATCATTGAGCTCGGAATCGAGGCCATCAATTTTGGAAGGACCTCGTTAACGATGCGCTGCGTGGTCCGCAATAAAATAACAAGGATGGTGATTCTTTCGATCGACAAGTTGGTATTTGTCAACCTAGATCCGGAAGGAACTCCAACCCCACATGGCAAAACGGAAATTACCTACGCCTATATGGGGATCGAGTCTGATATCAAGAAAAGGGATTAA
- the lpdA gene encoding dihydrolipoyl dehydrogenase → MQYDVIVIGSGPGGYVAAIRCAQLGLKTAVIEKYSTFGGTCLNVGCIPSKALLDSSEHYHNAAHNFEQHGISLSNLKVDMKKMIDRKNSVIDQNTAGITFLFKKNKIDSFQGVGSFVDKNTIKVTAADGKVEELSAKNVIIASGSKPSALPFLPVDKKRIITSTEALNLTEVPKHLIVIGGGVIGLELGSVYARLGAKVSVVEYAKSIIPTMDAGLGKELQRVLKKNLGVEFFMSHKVTGATVKGKNVTVTAEDAKGQAVELQGDYCIVAVGRTAYTEGLGLENIGIKTEERGNKVPVNEHLETSVAGVYAIGDVIKGAMLAHKAEDEGIYVAERIAGQKPHIDYNLIPGVVYTWPEVASVGKTEEQLKEEGKKYKAGSFSFKASGRAKASGDTDGFIKVLADAETDEILGVHMIGPRAADMIAEAVVAMEYRASAEDIGRICHAHPTFTEAFKEAALAATANRAIHA, encoded by the coding sequence ATGCAATACGACGTAATCGTAATCGGAAGTGGTCCAGGTGGTTATGTTGCCGCTATCCGTTGTGCTCAATTAGGCTTAAAAACTGCCGTAATTGAAAAATACAGCACATTTGGAGGAACCTGTCTTAATGTTGGATGTATCCCATCCAAAGCATTGTTGGATTCATCAGAACATTACCACAATGCTGCTCACAATTTTGAACAACACGGCATTAGCTTAAGTAACCTGAAAGTCGACATGAAAAAAATGATCGACAGAAAGAACAGTGTTATTGACCAAAATACTGCTGGTATTACCTTCTTATTCAAGAAAAACAAAATTGACAGCTTCCAAGGCGTAGGTTCATTCGTTGACAAAAACACCATTAAAGTGACTGCTGCAGATGGTAAAGTAGAAGAATTAAGCGCGAAAAACGTAATTATCGCTTCGGGCTCCAAACCTTCAGCATTACCTTTCCTTCCTGTTGACAAAAAACGTATCATTACTTCGACTGAAGCATTAAACCTTACTGAAGTCCCTAAACACTTAATCGTTATCGGTGGCGGTGTTATCGGATTGGAGCTGGGTTCTGTATATGCCCGTTTAGGCGCTAAAGTATCCGTTGTTGAATATGCCAAATCTATCATCCCTACCATGGATGCCGGGCTAGGCAAAGAATTACAACGTGTACTGAAGAAAAATCTAGGCGTAGAATTCTTTATGAGCCACAAGGTTACCGGTGCAACCGTAAAAGGTAAGAACGTAACGGTTACAGCGGAAGATGCTAAAGGCCAAGCGGTAGAATTACAAGGCGATTACTGTATCGTAGCGGTTGGTAGAACAGCGTATACAGAAGGTCTAGGCCTTGAAAATATCGGCATCAAAACTGAAGAAAGAGGAAATAAAGTTCCTGTAAACGAGCATTTGGAGACATCAGTTGCTGGTGTATATGCCATCGGTGATGTGATCAAAGGTGCTATGCTGGCTCACAAAGCTGAAGATGAAGGTATCTATGTTGCTGAACGTATTGCTGGTCAAAAACCACATATCGACTACAACTTGATCCCTGGAGTAGTTTATACATGGCCTGAGGTTGCGTCTGTAGGTAAAACTGAAGAACAACTGAAAGAAGAAGGCAAGAAATATAAAGCTGGAAGTTTCTCATTCAAAGCGTCTGGACGTGCGAAAGCATCGGGTGACACAGATGGTTTCATCAAAGTATTGGCTGATGCCGAAACAGATGAGATCCTAGGTGTACACATGATCGGACCACGTGCTGCTGATATGATTGCAGAGGCTGTTGTTGCAATGGAATACCGTGCATCTGCTGAAGATATCGGTAGAATCTGCCACGCTCACCCTACTTTCACGGAAGCATTTAAAGAAGCTGCTCTTGCAGCAACTGCAAATAGAGCAATCCATGCTTAA
- a CDS encoding GIY-YIG nuclease family protein, with protein sequence MYYVYILTNSNRTVLYVGVTNDLKVRLTYHKSPTLSQNSFTNRYKVYFLIYFETFSHVLDAITREKEIKGWSRKRKEELINTQNKEWKFLNDTI encoded by the coding sequence GTGTATTACGTTTATATTCTAACAAATTCCAATCGAACTGTCCTTTATGTAGGTGTAACTAATGATTTAAAAGTTCGATTAACTTATCACAAATCACCAACCCTATCTCAAAATTCCTTTACCAACAGGTATAAAGTGTATTTTCTAATTTATTTTGAGACCTTTTCTCATGTTTTGGACGCAATAACTCGAGAGAAGGAAATTAAGGGATGGTCAAGAAAACGAAAAGAGGAATTAATTAACACTCAAAACAAAGAATGGAAATTTTTAAATGACACAATTTAG
- a CDS encoding plastocyanin/azurin family copper-binding protein — translation MKKLFIIPALVLAIGITSCGNNAEKKEEGASTETTTTEPEATETASTTTVEGIENVTLSNQWTVEANDQMQFNTTLIRVKAGEPVELTLKNVGSMPVESMGHNLVVLKPGVDVATFGGEATAAADNEYIPKSALSSIVAHTKLLGPGQEDKITFTLEKGVYPYLCSFPGHFGIMHGQIVAE, via the coding sequence ATGAAGAAATTATTTATTATTCCAGCGCTAGTTTTAGCAATTGGAATTACTTCTTGTGGCAATAACGCTGAGAAGAAAGAAGAAGGCGCTTCAACCGAAACCACTACAACTGAACCTGAAGCTACTGAAACTGCATCTACTACAACTGTAGAAGGTATTGAGAATGTAACATTGTCAAACCAATGGACAGTTGAAGCTAATGATCAAATGCAATTCAATACTACATTAATCCGTGTTAAAGCTGGTGAACCAGTAGAATTGACTTTGAAAAACGTAGGTTCTATGCCTGTTGAATCAATGGGACACAACTTGGTTGTTTTGAAACCAGGTGTTGATGTTGCTACTTTCGGTGGTGAAGCTACGGCTGCAGCGGATAACGAGTATATCCCTAAATCAGCTCTTTCTTCAATTGTTGCACACACGAAATTATTAGGTCCAGGTCAAGAAGACAAAATCACGTTTACATTGGAAAAAGGAGTTTATCCTTACCTATGTAGCTTCCCTGGTCACTTTGGAATTATGCATGGTCAAATCGTTGCTGAATAA